In the Bacteroidota bacterium genome, one interval contains:
- a CDS encoding cobalamin B12-binding domain-containing protein, protein MRKIRVLIAKAGLDGHDRGAKVIAAALRDAGMEVIYTGLRQTPEMIAEAALQEDVDVVGISMLSGAHMTIFPRVLKLLRDRGLDDVLLTGGGIMSNDDIEELKKIGVGQLFTPGAAMATIAEYIQNWVMERDAARVATAE, encoded by the coding sequence TTGAGAAAGATACGAGTTCTCATCGCCAAAGCCGGATTGGACGGTCACGATCGCGGCGCGAAAGTTATTGCCGCCGCACTCCGCGATGCCGGCATGGAGGTAATCTACACCGGCTTGCGCCAAACGCCCGAAATGATCGCCGAGGCCGCATTGCAGGAGGATGTTGACGTGGTCGGCATATCCATGCTTTCCGGCGCGCACATGACAATCTTCCCGCGAGTCCTGAAGCTCCTTCGCGACCGAGGGCTCGATGATGTCCTGCTGACCGGCGGCGGCATTATGTCGAACGATGACATCGAGGAGTTGAAGAAAATTGGCGTTGGCCAGCTCTTTACACCCGGTGCGGCGATGGCCACGATAGCTGAGTATATCCAAAATTGGGTAATGGAACGCGATGCGGCTCGAGTAGCGACCGCTGAATAA
- a CDS encoding putative metal-dependent hydrolase, whose translation MTITSCTEKIESIRALPERLTDAVRGLTEAQLDTPYRDGGWSPRQIVHHVADAHMNAFVRMMLILTEDHPKVKPYEQDAWAKTSSYKGPLEPSLAIIGGLHSRMASLFESLGDGEWSRTMNHPERGDESLETVLEMYANHGRAHVEQILSLRRQRGW comes from the coding sequence ATGACGATTACTTCCTGTACCGAGAAGATCGAATCCATTCGGGCACTTCCCGAGCGATTGACCGATGCCGTCCGAGGCTTGACGGAAGCCCAGCTCGATACACCCTATCGCGATGGCGGCTGGAGTCCCAGGCAGATAGTGCATCACGTTGCCGACGCCCACATGAATGCCTTCGTTCGGATGATGCTGATCCTCACTGAAGATCACCCCAAGGTCAAACCATACGAGCAGGATGCCTGGGCAAAGACCTCATCTTACAAAGGGCCGTTGGAACCGTCGCTTGCTATCATTGGCGGGCTTCACTCGCGAATGGCCAGCCTTTTCGAATCGCTCGGGGATGGGGAATGGAGCCGGACAATGAATCACCCCGAACGAGGCGATGAGTCTCTCGAAACCGTGCTCGAAATGTATGCGAACCATGGTAGGGCCCACGTCGAGCAAATT